A window of Bacteroidales bacterium genomic DNA:
TGCTGCCCTGCAAGGGATGAAGGAGCGCTCCGGCAAACTCGATCTTCTGCTCAATACCACCATTCCCGTGTTATTTATCGCCGGAAAGGAAGATATGCGCATTCCGGTGCAAAATGTACTTGCGCAGGCCATTTTGCCGCGCCATTCCGAAGTGCTGGTTCTTGCCGATGTCGGGCACATGGGATATATTGAAGCCAGACAAAAGACACTCGAAATGATTGTTTGCTTTGCACATAAGCAATTCCGGTAATTACAAAAAAAATCCCCCGGATACCGGAGGATTTTACGTTGAGATCAAATTTATTCTTATTTAATCCCTAATTTTTTCTTGACAAGTGGCATGATATCATCGCTGGGAGTTGCATAAAGCAACAGGCCATCCGTGCTGTTAAAAATGTAAGTGTATCCGCTTTCTTTGGCTACATCTTCAACTGCTTTACGGGCTTTTTCGATGAGCGGGGCTGTCAACTCATCCTCTTTACTCCTGAGGTCTGTTTGAGCCTGTGTATTAAATTCTTCCATTCTTCCCTGGATATCCTGAATTTCTTTTTCCTTGGTCTGACGGATGATATTTGACCAGGTAGCCTGGTTTGCCTGGTAGTCCATGTACTTGTTTTCCAACTCGGCTTGCATTGTTGCCAACTGGTTTTGCAATCCTTTTGCGTAAGCTTCATAAACTTTCATGATCGAATCCTGACCTGGCATGGCACTGTAGAGTGTAGCGAAGTTTACATGTCCGAATTTTTGTTGGGCTTGTGAATGGCCTGTAAAGGCAAACGAAACAAACACCAGTACTGTTAAAATTTTTCCTATTCTACTCATTTTAATTGTTTTATGATTTCAAAATTAATTTTTTCGGCCACAAAAATAGTCTAATATATTGAATTTCTGATAAATTCCTGTAAAAATATGATTGGTAACATGTTAACCGGTGGTCTACTCTTTCTTTACCCCCATGATACTTCCAATCTGATCCAATACTTCATCGCTGATGTTGTAACGCGGATTAACGTACATGATCACCGGACCACTTGCCTTGTCGAATATGAAGGCATAGTTTTGCTTATTGGCAATTTCTTCGATAGCATTGAAGATTTTTTCCTGAATCGGCTTTACCAATTCCTGTCGTTTTTTGAACAGATCTCCTTCCTGTCCAAACCGTTGTCGCTGTAATTCTTTGGCTTCACGCTCTGCCTTTATGATTTCTTCCTCACGCTTTTTCTTCAGATCTTCCGGGAGAAGAACTGCATCGGCCTGGTATGCTTTGTACATTTGGTCAATCTTGGCGAACTGCTCTTCGATTTCGGCCTGCCAGGTTTTGGAGAGATCGTCAATCTCATTTTGTGCATCCTGAAACTCAGGGATACTCTTCAGGATGTAGTCGCTGTCTACATAACCGAATTTCTGCGCAAAACCGTTAGCAGTAGCAAGGGTCATGATTAGGATGATTGACAAAAATACTTTGGTGATGAACTCATTTTTTTTCATGATTTTACCTCCTATTGATATTATTTTTTAATTATTTCTTTTGTTATCAAAATGCATTCCAAAAAAAGTGACCGTCCACCACGGGATTAATCAATGGACTGGTTGATC
This region includes:
- a CDS encoding OmpH family outer membrane protein: MKKNEFITKVFLSIILIMTLATANGFAQKFGYVDSDYILKSIPEFQDAQNEIDDLSKTWQAEIEEQFAKIDQMYKAYQADAVLLPEDLKKKREEEIIKAEREAKELQRQRFGQEGDLFKKRQELVKPIQEKIFNAIEEIANKQNYAFIFDKASGPVIMYVNPRYNISDEVLDQIGSIMGVKKE
- a CDS encoding OmpH family outer membrane protein gives rise to the protein MSRIGKILTVLVFVSFAFTGHSQAQQKFGHVNFATLYSAMPGQDSIMKVYEAYAKGLQNQLATMQAELENKYMDYQANQATWSNIIRQTKEKEIQDIQGRMEEFNTQAQTDLRSKEDELTAPLIEKARKAVEDVAKESGYTYIFNSTDGLLLYATPSDDIMPLVKKKLGIK